The window GAATAAACTTGATGAAGCGAAAAAAGAAGCACAAAAGCTTGTTGAAGATGCGAAAAATCGTGGGGAAGATACACGCCGTGATATTATTCGTGAAGCAAAAGAAGAAGCTGAAAAAATCAAGAAAAATGCGAAAAAAGATATGGATAAAGAAATTGAAATGGCTCGTAACAAACTTCAAAATGAAGCAGTTGAAATTGCGATGTTTTTAACTGAAANNNNNNNNNNCAATGAGTGCGATTAGTGATCAATATGCCATCGCACTTTTTGAAGTTTCTAAAGAAGAAGACAATTTAGATGCCATTTCAAATGCTTATGAATCGTTTTTAGAAGCGATTGACAAAGAAAGCATGGATTTTTTTCTTCATCCTGGAATTGATAAAGCAACGAAAATTGAGATCATTCAAAAAACCGATGGTCCTAAAACCCTTAAAAACTTTT is drawn from Methanocalculus natronophilus and contains these coding sequences:
- a CDS encoding ATP synthase F0 subunit B; this encodes NKLDEAKKEAQKLVEDAKNRGEDTRRDIIREAKEEAEKIKKNAKKDMDKEIEMARNKLQNEAVEIAMFLTE